A stretch of the Tardiphaga sp. 709 genome encodes the following:
- a CDS encoding MFS transporter — protein sequence MTDSATAALDADISPVTTERANPAWAAVVSLMLGAFSQVTAEFLPASLLTPIASDLGVSVGAAGQVVTATSLVGIIAGLATAIVTRAMDRRLVLWLLTVLLIVSNLLSATASNLPILLFARVLLGISLSGFWAMATATAMRLVPAEALPRAISLIFSGVSIATVSAAPIGAYLGDLWGWRSVFLLAAAVSAVVLVFQMLTLPRLPPLTSPDVRTLFVLMRRPSVRLVMIAIAVSISGHFAGFTYVRHFLEQVPKLPVTAISIVLLAYGVGGFFGNFAGGVLVARSAKLAIVTGSAAIAVLALVLLVFGSSGLVAGIAVGLWGFAFGVLPVGFQTWMVRVASDEAESAGGLLVSAFQVAITVGAVVGGLLVDGFGPFGSVGYLAAATLAGALLVSLSRSGEVVA from the coding sequence ATGACTGATTCCGCCACTGCCGCACTTGATGCCGATATTTCTCCCGTAACCACTGAGCGGGCGAACCCGGCCTGGGCGGCTGTTGTCTCCTTGATGCTTGGCGCGTTCAGCCAGGTCACTGCTGAATTCCTGCCCGCCAGTCTGCTCACGCCGATCGCCAGTGATCTCGGTGTCTCTGTTGGCGCTGCCGGGCAGGTGGTCACGGCGACCTCCCTCGTCGGGATCATCGCCGGGCTGGCCACCGCCATCGTGACACGCGCCATGGATCGCCGCCTCGTCCTGTGGCTGCTGACGGTGCTGCTGATCGTGTCCAACCTGCTGTCGGCGACGGCGAGCAACCTGCCGATCCTGTTGTTTGCCCGCGTGCTGCTCGGCATCAGTCTCAGCGGCTTTTGGGCGATGGCAACCGCCACCGCGATGCGACTTGTTCCGGCGGAGGCGCTGCCGCGCGCGATCTCGCTGATTTTCAGCGGCGTTTCGATCGCCACTGTCAGTGCTGCGCCGATCGGCGCATATCTCGGCGATCTCTGGGGTTGGCGGAGCGTGTTTTTGCTGGCCGCCGCCGTCAGCGCCGTCGTGCTTGTCTTTCAGATGCTGACGTTACCGCGCTTGCCGCCGCTCACATCACCGGATGTGCGTACGCTGTTCGTGCTGATGCGTCGGCCCAGTGTCCGGCTCGTGATGATCGCGATCGCCGTCAGTATCTCGGGCCACTTCGCCGGCTTCACTTACGTCCGGCATTTCCTCGAGCAGGTGCCGAAGCTTCCGGTCACTGCAATCTCAATCGTCCTGCTCGCTTATGGCGTCGGCGGCTTCTTCGGCAATTTCGCGGGCGGGGTGCTTGTCGCCCGCAGTGCGAAACTTGCGATCGTCACGGGGTCTGCGGCCATCGCCGTGCTCGCGCTGGTTCTGCTTGTTTTCGGCAGTTCGGGCCTTGTCGCAGGCATCGCGGTGGGCCTGTGGGGCTTTGCATTCGGCGTGCTGCCGGTTGGCTTCCAGACGTGGATGGTGCGGGTCGCATCGGACGAAGCTGAATCTGCGGGTGGTCTGCTCGTCTCGGCTTTCCAGGTCGCGATCACGGTCGGCGCAGTGGTCGGCGGCCTTCTGGTCGATGGCTTCGGCCCGTTTGGTTCCGTTGGTTATCTTGCAGCGGCGACGCTGGCGGGCGCACTGCTCGTGTCGCTGTCGCGCAGCGGTGAGGTGGTGGCTTGA
- a CDS encoding AraC family transcriptional regulator produces MLDHSSRPVVTHPLTEMLRGLKIEGVDYVRCRMTEPWGLVFPARPKAQFHFVAERGCWLRTLDNAWVRLEPGDAVLLPRGAEHALASSPDAFPAPVENCQFEPVCCGILDTCSGGNSNGEETVLFGAGMTFNLDSQHPLLLMMPELMQMHELATDEPAIPHLLEAMTSELALDRVGAGGMLTRLADVVAAALIRNWVEKGCGSDGWVAAARDPGIGRVLAAIHRDPTRDWTVEALANVMHASRSAFALRFANVVGQTPARYVAQLRMREAKQWLTRDRLKIAVVARRLGYESEAAFSRAFKRIIGAPPSHFRATLTAASGGERPGSTAP; encoded by the coding sequence ATGCTTGATCATTCGTCCAGACCTGTCGTCACGCACCCCCTGACCGAAATGCTCCGGGGCTTGAAGATTGAGGGCGTCGATTACGTCCGCTGCCGCATGACCGAGCCATGGGGGCTGGTCTTCCCGGCACGGCCGAAGGCGCAATTTCACTTTGTCGCCGAGCGCGGCTGCTGGCTGCGAACTCTGGATAACGCGTGGGTCCGCCTTGAACCGGGTGATGCGGTCTTGCTGCCGCGCGGCGCGGAACACGCACTGGCCAGTTCACCCGATGCCTTCCCGGCACCAGTCGAGAATTGCCAGTTCGAGCCGGTTTGCTGCGGCATCCTCGACACCTGCAGCGGCGGCAACAGCAATGGCGAAGAAACCGTGCTGTTCGGTGCCGGTATGACCTTCAACCTCGACAGCCAGCATCCCCTGCTTCTGATGATGCCTGAGCTGATGCAGATGCACGAACTTGCCACCGACGAGCCTGCCATCCCCCATCTGCTTGAGGCCATGACGTCCGAACTGGCGCTGGATCGCGTCGGTGCCGGCGGCATGCTAACGCGGCTGGCCGATGTTGTCGCCGCGGCACTGATCCGCAACTGGGTGGAGAAAGGCTGCGGCTCTGACGGCTGGGTCGCTGCCGCGCGCGACCCCGGTATCGGGCGCGTTCTTGCTGCGATCCACCGCGATCCAACCAGGGATTGGACCGTCGAGGCGCTGGCGAACGTCATGCATGCGTCACGCTCGGCATTTGCGTTGCGCTTCGCCAATGTGGTCGGCCAGACACCGGCCCGTTACGTCGCGCAATTGCGGATGCGGGAAGCAAAGCAGTGGCTCACGCGCGACCGCCTGAAGATCGCGGTCGTCGCGCGTCGGCTTGGCTATGAATCGGAAGCCGCGTTCAGCCGTGCCTTCAAGCGCATCATTGGCGCACCGCCGAGCCATTTTCGCGCGACGCTGACTGCTGCCTCCGGCGGCGAACGGCCAGGCTCGACAGCGCCTTAA
- a CDS encoding putative motility protein, which produces MDMALVASALAMKAAGTQQQISTSIMKSNADMEKNTVLTLLGGAQQASQANLGAGVGGNLDIAA; this is translated from the coding sequence ATGGATATGGCCTTGGTTGCCAGCGCGCTTGCCATGAAGGCAGCGGGGACGCAGCAGCAGATTTCGACCTCGATCATGAAGTCGAATGCCGACATGGAGAAGAACACCGTGCTCACGCTGCTTGGCGGCGCCCAGCAGGCCTCCCAGGCCAATCTCGGCGCAGGCGTCGGCGGCAACCTCGATATCGCCGCTTAA
- a CDS encoding LysR family transcriptional regulator — protein MKALDIEAVQAFVLVADLTSFTRAAEAMGSTQSAISLKIKRLESGLGKRLLERTPRLVRLSAEGAAFLASARNLVAAHQSAIGSFAAERRRLVVGISHHLVGADLADVLKRMSATDPSLVIELRIESSRVLLSAYDAGDLDAAIVLRIDRRRGDGEVLMEEPFGWMGTLDFRHAPGEPLRLAAQSAPCTVRSAAIAALDGAGIPWTEAFVGGGVATIGAAISAGLAVGALVRRVAPAGSIDLGPRLGLPKLQDAETMLHSSLTDARARGALRTLGAAFRANAG, from the coding sequence ATGAAAGCGCTCGATATCGAGGCCGTGCAGGCCTTCGTGCTGGTGGCCGATCTCACCAGCTTCACCCGCGCCGCCGAGGCGATGGGCAGCACGCAGTCGGCGATCAGCCTGAAGATCAAGCGGCTGGAAAGCGGGCTGGGCAAGCGCCTGCTGGAGCGAACGCCGCGGCTGGTGCGCCTGTCAGCCGAGGGGGCGGCTTTTCTGGCCTCCGCGCGAAATCTCGTCGCGGCACATCAGTCGGCCATTGGCTCATTCGCTGCGGAGCGCCGGCGTCTCGTGGTGGGGATCAGCCATCATCTCGTCGGCGCCGATCTGGCCGACGTATTGAAACGCATGAGCGCGACCGATCCGTCCTTGGTGATCGAATTGCGTATCGAGTCATCACGGGTCCTGCTGTCGGCCTATGACGCTGGCGATCTCGACGCGGCGATCGTGTTGCGCATCGACAGGCGACGTGGTGACGGCGAGGTCTTGATGGAAGAACCATTTGGCTGGATGGGCACACTGGATTTTCGGCACGCGCCCGGTGAGCCGCTGCGACTCGCGGCGCAATCCGCGCCATGTACGGTCCGTTCGGCGGCGATTGCGGCGCTCGATGGGGCTGGTATTCCGTGGACCGAAGCCTTCGTTGGTGGCGGTGTTGCGACCATCGGCGCGGCGATCTCCGCCGGTCTCGCCGTTGGTGCGCTGGTCCGCCGTGTTGCTCCCGCCGGCAGCATCGATCTCGGCCCGCGCCTCGGTCTGCCGAAATTGCAGGATGCAGAGACGATGCTGCATTCCAGCCTCACTGACGCGAGGGCCCGCGGCGCGCTGCGCACGCTGGGTGCGGCATTTCGGGCGAATGCCGGCTGA
- a CDS encoding tautomerase family protein, which produces MPLVRISLKKGKPAAYREAIADGVYQALRETFNVPEGDRFVTISEHEDGTFIYDPNYLGIRRTDDLVIIQLTVSNTRPREQKQALYKRIVEKLTDRPGLRPEDVFINLVEVLPENWSFGNGVAQYVT; this is translated from the coding sequence ATGCCGCTGGTTCGCATTTCACTGAAGAAGGGCAAGCCCGCCGCCTATCGGGAGGCGATCGCCGACGGTGTCTATCAGGCGCTGCGCGAGACCTTCAACGTCCCGGAGGGCGACCGTTTCGTCACCATCTCGGAGCACGAGGATGGCACTTTCATCTATGATCCGAATTATCTCGGCATTCGCCGGACCGATGACCTCGTCATCATCCAGCTGACGGTGAGTAACACCCGTCCTCGTGAGCAGAAGCAGGCGCTCTACAAACGGATCGTCGAGAAGCTGACTGACAGACCGGGCCTGCGGCCCGAGGACGTTTTCATCAATCTCGTCGAGGTGCTGCCGGAGAACTGGTCGTTCGGTAACGGCGTGGCGCAGTACGTGACATGA
- a CDS encoding 3-hydroxybutyryl-CoA dehydrogenase gives MAVMIKKVGVIGSGQMGNGIAHVAALGGLDVVLNDVSADRLKSAMATINGNLSRQVSKKIITEDARKQALDRITSSDSMDGLADCDLVIESAVEKEEVKRKIFHDLCTVLKPDAIIASNTSSISITRLAASTDRPEKFIGIHFMNPVPVMELVELIRGIATDDATFDASKEFVTKLGKQIAVSEDFPAFIVNRILLPMINEAIYTLYEGVGNVEAIDAAMKLGAHHPMGPLELADFIGLDTCLSIMQVLHEGLADSKYRPCPLLVKYVEAGWLGRKTQRGFYDYRGEKPIPTR, from the coding sequence ATGGCGGTTATGATCAAGAAAGTCGGCGTGATCGGCTCGGGCCAGATGGGCAATGGCATTGCGCATGTGGCTGCATTGGGTGGCCTCGATGTTGTGCTGAACGATGTCTCTGCCGACCGCCTGAAGTCTGCCATGGCGACGATCAACGGCAACCTGTCGCGTCAGGTGTCGAAGAAGATCATCACCGAAGACGCGCGCAAGCAGGCGCTGGATCGCATCACCTCGTCGGACTCGATGGACGGTCTTGCCGATTGCGATCTCGTGATCGAGTCCGCGGTCGAGAAGGAAGAGGTCAAGCGCAAGATTTTCCACGATCTCTGTACTGTCTTGAAGCCGGACGCGATCATTGCTTCGAACACGTCGTCGATCTCGATCACGCGTCTTGCGGCATCGACCGACCGTCCCGAGAAGTTCATCGGCATTCACTTCATGAATCCGGTGCCGGTGATGGAGCTGGTCGAACTGATCCGCGGTATTGCCACCGATGACGCGACCTTCGACGCGTCCAAGGAATTCGTCACCAAGCTAGGCAAGCAGATCGCCGTCTCGGAAGATTTCCCGGCCTTCATCGTCAACCGCATCCTGTTGCCGATGATCAACGAGGCGATCTACACGCTGTATGAAGGCGTCGGCAATGTCGAAGCCATCGATGCCGCGATGAAGCTGGGTGCGCATCACCCGATGGGCCCGCTCGAACTCGCCGACTTCATCGGCCTCGATACGTGCTTGTCGATCATGCAGGTGCTGCATGAAGGCCTTGCCGACTCCAAGTATCGGCCGTGCCCGCTGCTGGTGAAATATGTCGAAGCCGGCTGGCTCGGTCGCAAGACACAGCGCGGTTTCTACGACTACCGCGGCGAGAAGCCGATCCCGACGCGCTAA
- a CDS encoding electron transfer flavoprotein subunit alpha/FixB family protein translates to MPTLLLADHDNATLKDSTNKALTAATQIGGEVHILVAGQNAKPAAEAAAKLQGVTKVLLADDASYAHDLAEPLAALIVSLAPAYDVLIAAATTRSKNVMPRVAALLDVMQVSEITKVIAPDTYERPIYAGNAIQTVKSKDAKKVITVRTSTFGAAGEGGSAAVEDAKTAENPGLSTFVGEDMAKSDRPELTSAKIIVSGGRAMQSRENFAKYIEPLADKLGAGVGASRAAVDAGYAPNDWQVGQTGKVVAPELYIAIGISGAIQHLAGMKDSKVIVAINKDEDAPIFQVADYGLVADLYQAVPELTEALGK, encoded by the coding sequence ATGCCGACATTGCTGCTTGCCGATCACGACAACGCCACCCTGAAGGATTCCACCAACAAGGCGCTTACCGCCGCGACCCAGATCGGCGGCGAGGTGCATATCCTCGTTGCCGGCCAGAATGCGAAGCCGGCCGCGGAAGCTGCCGCCAAGCTGCAAGGCGTCACCAAGGTGCTGCTCGCCGACGACGCCTCCTATGCCCACGACCTCGCCGAGCCGCTGGCCGCGCTGATCGTGTCGCTGGCGCCCGCCTATGACGTGCTGATCGCCGCTGCGACCACGCGCTCGAAGAACGTGATGCCGCGCGTCGCCGCCCTGCTCGACGTGATGCAGGTGTCGGAAATCACCAAGGTGATTGCGCCTGACACCTATGAGCGTCCGATCTATGCCGGTAACGCGATCCAGACCGTGAAGTCCAAGGATGCCAAGAAGGTCATTACGGTGCGTACCTCGACCTTCGGTGCAGCCGGTGAAGGCGGCAGCGCGGCAGTGGAAGACGCCAAGACGGCCGAGAATCCCGGTCTGTCGACCTTCGTCGGCGAGGACATGGCCAAGAGCGATCGTCCGGAACTGACCTCGGCGAAGATCATCGTGTCCGGTGGCCGTGCCATGCAGAGCCGCGAGAACTTCGCCAAATACATCGAACCGCTCGCCGACAAGCTCGGCGCCGGTGTCGGCGCGTCGCGCGCCGCGGTAGATGCTGGTTATGCCCCGAACGACTGGCAGGTCGGCCAGACCGGCAAGGTCGTGGCTCCGGAGCTGTATATCGCTATCGGCATTTCCGGCGCGATCCAGCATCTCGCCGGCATGAAGGACTCCAAGGTGATCGTCGCGATCAACAAGGACGAAGACGCGCCGATCTTCCAGGTTGCCGATTACGGCCTGGTCGCCGATCTCTACCAGGCCGTGCCGGAGCTGACCGAAGCACTCGGCAAGTAG
- a CDS encoding electron transfer flavoprotein subunit beta/FixA family protein, with translation MKVLVAVKRVVDYNVKVRVKSDGSGVELSNVKMSMNPFDEIAVEEALRLKEAGKATEVVVVSIGPAQASETLRTGLAMGADRGILVKVEGTVEPLAVAKILKAVADEEKPGLVILGKQAIDDDANQTGQMLAALLGWPQATFANKLVIEGDAVTVTREVDGGLQTVKLKGPAIVTTDLRLNEPRYASLPNIMKAKKKPIDEKTADGYGVDISPRLEIIKTSEPGGRKAGVKVKDVAELVSKLKTEAGVL, from the coding sequence ATGAAGGTTCTGGTCGCGGTCAAACGGGTGGTCGATTACAACGTCAAGGTTCGCGTCAAGAGCGACGGATCGGGCGTCGAACTGTCCAACGTCAAGATGTCGATGAATCCGTTCGACGAAATCGCTGTCGAGGAAGCCCTGCGCCTGAAAGAGGCCGGCAAGGCAACCGAGGTGGTGGTGGTGTCGATCGGTCCCGCACAGGCGTCCGAAACCCTCCGCACCGGCCTCGCGATGGGTGCCGACCGTGGCATCCTCGTCAAGGTTGAAGGCACTGTCGAGCCGCTCGCCGTGGCGAAGATCCTCAAGGCCGTCGCCGATGAGGAAAAGCCGGGCCTGGTGATCCTCGGCAAGCAGGCGATCGACGACGACGCCAACCAGACCGGCCAGATGCTGGCCGCGCTGCTCGGCTGGCCGCAGGCGACCTTCGCCAACAAGCTCGTGATCGAGGGCGACGCCGTCACCGTGACCCGTGAAGTCGATGGCGGCCTGCAGACCGTCAAGCTCAAGGGACCGGCGATCGTGACTACCGACCTTCGTCTGAACGAGCCGCGCTACGCATCGCTGCCGAACATCATGAAGGCGAAGAAGAAGCCGATCGACGAGAAGACCGCCGATGGTTACGGCGTCGATATCTCTCCGCGTCTCGAGATCATCAAGACCAGCGAACCGGGCGGCCGCAAGGCCGGCGTCAAGGTCAAGGACGTTGCCGAACTGGTATCGAAACTCAAGACTGAAGCCGGGGTGCTCTAA
- a CDS encoding cob(I)yrinic acid a,c-diamide adenosyltransferase, translating into MVVLNRIYTRTGDDGTTALGTGERRPKYDLRVSAYGTVDETNAAIGVVRLHLSHAPALDAMLGLIQNDLFDLGADLAVPQREGKAERLRLLAGQVERLEKDIDTLNEPLADLTSFVLPGGTPAAAHLHVARTICRRAERIMVELAAQPDEPVSDAGIQYMNRLSDFLFVASRSQNDNGAGDVLWVPGQNR; encoded by the coding sequence ATGGTCGTTCTCAACCGCATCTATACCCGCACCGGCGACGACGGCACGACGGCCCTCGGCACCGGCGAGCGTCGGCCGAAATACGATCTCCGCGTCAGCGCCTATGGAACCGTCGATGAGACCAATGCCGCTATCGGCGTGGTGCGGCTGCATCTCTCCCATGCACCGGCGCTCGATGCGATGCTGGGGCTGATCCAGAACGACCTGTTCGATCTCGGGGCGGACCTCGCGGTTCCGCAGCGCGAGGGCAAGGCCGAACGGCTGCGTCTGCTGGCCGGCCAGGTCGAGCGTTTGGAGAAGGACATTGATACGCTCAACGAGCCGCTGGCCGATCTGACCTCGTTTGTTTTGCCTGGCGGAACTCCAGCCGCTGCTCACCTTCATGTCGCCCGGACGATCTGCCGCCGTGCGGAACGGATCATGGTGGAACTCGCCGCCCAGCCCGATGAGCCGGTCTCGGATGCTGGTATCCAGTATATGAACCGGCTGTCGGACTTCCTGTTCGTCGCCAGCCGCTCGCAGAACGACAATGGCGCCGGCGACGTGCTCTGGGTGCCCGGCCAGAACCGGTAA
- a CDS encoding twin transmembrane helix small protein — translation MTSTLSNIILPIAVGAVALVLLLGLFNMMRGGSPDRSQKLMRWRVVLQFVAIILTMATVWAMGR, via the coding sequence ATGACATCAACGCTCAGCAACATTATCCTCCCCATCGCGGTCGGCGCCGTTGCACTGGTCCTGCTGCTCGGCCTGTTCAACATGATGCGCGGCGGCTCGCCGGATCGCTCGCAGAAGCTGATGCGATGGCGCGTGGTGCTGCAATTCGTCGCCATTATCCTCACCATGGCCACCGTCTGGGCCATGGGCCGCTGA
- a CDS encoding YihY/virulence factor BrkB family protein — protein sequence MDAFYTFLADDGWAIASHIALSTLMALFPFLIVLASLAGFFGSKNLADQAVGLLLEVWPDQVAGALSSQIHDVLTTTRGDALTIGLVLAVYFASNGVESLRVALNRAYSVIELRRWYWLRLESIGYTLVAAVTALAMAFLIVLGPLMLEIVRRYVPLMVENNERLLTVARYGITIVAMVIALFILHVWLPAGRRTFSQILPGIIFTMLASLASGIGFGLYLARFANNYVTMYAGLASVIIALVFLYFIAAIFVFGGELNAAIIKSRLPHGVSLQAAQSLAPAETPV from the coding sequence ATGGACGCCTTCTATACGTTTCTGGCCGATGACGGCTGGGCGATCGCCAGCCATATCGCTCTCTCTACCCTGATGGCGCTGTTTCCATTCCTGATCGTGCTGGCCTCGCTGGCCGGCTTTTTCGGCTCCAAGAATCTCGCAGATCAGGCCGTCGGCCTGCTGCTGGAGGTCTGGCCCGATCAGGTGGCCGGCGCGCTGTCCTCGCAGATCCACGACGTACTGACCACCACCCGCGGCGATGCGCTGACCATCGGTCTCGTGCTCGCGGTGTATTTCGCCTCCAACGGCGTTGAGAGCCTGCGCGTCGCGCTAAACCGCGCATACTCGGTGATCGAGCTGCGGCGCTGGTACTGGCTGCGGCTGGAGTCGATCGGCTATACGCTGGTCGCTGCCGTCACCGCGCTCGCCATGGCGTTCCTGATCGTGCTCGGCCCGCTGATGCTGGAAATCGTGAGGCGCTATGTCCCGCTGATGGTCGAGAACAACGAGCGGCTGCTGACGGTGGCGCGTTACGGCATCACCATCGTCGCCATGGTGATCGCATTGTTCATCCTGCATGTGTGGCTGCCGGCAGGCCGCCGCACCTTCAGTCAGATCCTGCCGGGCATCATCTTCACGATGCTGGCGTCACTGGCCTCAGGTATCGGCTTCGGTCTTTATCTGGCGCGCTTCGCCAACAATTACGTGACGATGTATGCCGGCCTGGCATCGGTGATCATCGCTCTGGTGTTTCTGTATTTCATTGCGGCGATCTTCGTGTTCGGCGGCGAACTCAATGCCGCCATCATCAAGTCGCGGCTGCCCCACGGCGTCTCGCTTCAAGCAGCGCAGTCGCTAGCGCCCGCGGAGACACCGGTTTGA
- a CDS encoding ATP-binding protein: MALTSRSPRKMRTRTKQTLKKRVVKKRAVKKPAPKPRAKRRSVPADTMVETALAVFAHEVRTPLTGILAVSDLLATSDLDERERRWVETIKAGAEHLAGLATLFVDAARSSKSRFELRQDFFDLRALARNIGDSLAGRAAAKGLLSRVAISDRLPVFVIGDPVRLRAALENLIDNAVKFTEQGNVALKVSPVRMAGKVGVSFIVSDSGIGLTLAEIKRLFKPFSQANVSIASRFGGAGLGLSSVKQLARAMGGDITVAQSRGGGTVFTLTVGLDKTNGPIAIMSSADDAALAPGQALRVLSVEDNPFGRVVLNAVLTELGHQAEFIGRGEAAAERVAQGTFDAVLMDMVLPGIDGVEAIRQIRALKAPHGRVAIIGVSGRSEDEAASRQAGADAFLIKPVSPRALATALLEARRRGAAAT; this comes from the coding sequence ATGGCGCTGACATCGCGCTCTCCGCGCAAGATGCGGACGCGCACCAAGCAAACGCTGAAAAAACGCGTGGTCAAGAAGCGTGCGGTGAAGAAGCCCGCGCCGAAGCCGCGTGCGAAGCGCAGGTCCGTGCCTGCGGATACGATGGTGGAAACCGCGCTGGCGGTGTTCGCCCATGAGGTGCGGACGCCGCTGACCGGCATTCTTGCGGTCAGCGATCTGCTGGCCACCTCCGACCTCGACGAGCGTGAGCGGCGATGGGTCGAGACGATCAAGGCCGGCGCCGAACATCTGGCGGGTCTTGCAACGCTGTTCGTCGATGCGGCGCGCAGCAGCAAATCCAGGTTCGAGCTGCGGCAGGATTTCTTCGATCTGCGCGCGCTTGCCCGCAACATCGGCGACTCGCTCGCAGGCCGCGCGGCTGCCAAGGGGCTGCTGTCGCGGGTTGCGATCTCCGACAGACTGCCGGTGTTCGTGATCGGCGATCCCGTGCGGCTGCGCGCGGCGCTGGAAAATCTGATCGACAATGCGGTGAAGTTTACCGAACAGGGCAATGTCGCGCTGAAAGTTTCGCCCGTGCGCATGGCGGGCAAGGTCGGCGTATCCTTCATCGTCTCCGATAGCGGCATCGGGCTCACGCTCGCCGAGATCAAGCGGCTGTTTAAACCGTTCTCGCAGGCCAATGTGTCGATCGCCTCGCGCTTCGGCGGTGCCGGCCTCGGTCTGTCGTCGGTCAAACAACTCGCCCGCGCCATGGGTGGCGATATCACTGTGGCGCAGAGCCGCGGTGGTGGGACAGTGTTCACGCTGACGGTCGGCCTCGACAAGACGAATGGTCCGATCGCCATCATGTCGAGCGCCGATGATGCGGCTCTTGCGCCGGGACAGGCGCTGCGGGTCTTGAGCGTCGAGGACAATCCGTTTGGTCGTGTCGTACTCAATGCCGTTCTCACCGAACTCGGTCATCAGGCCGAGTTCATCGGTCGTGGCGAAGCAGCGGCGGAGCGCGTCGCGCAGGGCACTTTCGATGCGGTGCTCATGGACATGGTGCTGCCGGGTATCGACGGCGTCGAGGCGATCCGGCAGATCCGTGCGCTGAAGGCGCCGCATGGCCGCGTCGCGATCATTGGGGTGTCCGGTCGCAGTGAAGACGAAGCTGCATCGCGTCAGGCGGGCGCCGACGCGTTTCTGATCAAACCGGTGTCTCCGCGGGCGCTAGCGACTGCGCTGCTTGAAGCGAGACGCCGTGGGGCAGCCGCGACTTGA
- a CDS encoding LysR family transcriptional regulator, producing MDRFETMRVFTRVVERRSFTAAAADLGLPRSTVTDAVKQIEARLGVRLLERTTRLVRPTLDGEAYHQRCLTLIADLEDAESAFCGAKPKGPLRVDMNGTLARNFVLPHLPDFLTEYPDIQLYLSEGDRLVDLIREGIDCVVRVGELRDSDMVARRLTMMDEVTCAAPSYLARMGVPLSIDALEGHSMVGYHSSATGAVLPLEFQGNGALRHVTLPVAITVNSADNYAAMAKLGFGLVQVPRYRIKDELADGTLVEVLPQYPPTPSPVSLLYPRNRQLSPRVRVFMDWLTRAFARDLI from the coding sequence ATGGACCGTTTCGAGACGATGCGGGTGTTCACCCGGGTGGTGGAGCGGCGCAGTTTTACGGCTGCGGCGGCGGATCTCGGCCTGCCGCGGTCGACCGTGACCGATGCCGTGAAGCAGATCGAGGCGCGGCTCGGCGTGCGGCTGCTCGAGCGGACCACGCGGCTGGTGCGGCCGACGCTGGACGGCGAGGCCTATCACCAGCGCTGCCTGACGCTGATCGCCGATCTCGAAGATGCCGAAAGCGCGTTCTGCGGTGCCAAGCCGAAAGGGCCGTTGCGGGTGGACATGAACGGCACGCTGGCGCGCAATTTCGTGCTGCCGCATCTGCCGGACTTTCTCACCGAATATCCTGACATCCAGCTCTATCTCAGTGAGGGCGACCGGCTGGTCGACCTGATCCGCGAGGGCATCGACTGCGTGGTGCGTGTCGGCGAGCTCCGCGACAGCGATATGGTGGCGCGCCGGCTGACCATGATGGACGAAGTCACCTGCGCCGCGCCGTCCTATCTCGCGCGCATGGGCGTGCCCTTGTCCATCGATGCGCTCGAAGGTCATAGCATGGTCGGCTATCACTCCTCGGCGACAGGCGCGGTGCTGCCGCTGGAATTTCAGGGCAACGGCGCGCTGCGTCATGTCACATTGCCGGTGGCGATTACTGTGAACAGCGCCGATAACTACGCGGCGATGGCGAAGCTCGGCTTCGGTCTGGTGCAGGTGCCGCGCTATCGCATCAAGGATGAACTCGCCGATGGCACGCTCGTCGAGGTGCTGCCGCAATATCCGCCGACACCGTCGCCAGTGTCATTGCTTTATCCGCGCAACCGCCAGCTCTCGCCGCGGGTGCGCGTGTTCATGGACTGGCTGACGCGTGCTTTCGCGCGTGACCTGATCTAG